The Capsicum annuum cultivar UCD-10X-F1 chromosome 3, UCD10Xv1.1, whole genome shotgun sequence genomic sequence acataattttcagataattCTACCCTAGTCAGTAATTCATCAAAAAGGTCTATATACTCCTGAACAGTGCTTGTTTGTTTAAGGTCTTTGAAATCTCCCATGGGATCATCAAATAATTCTGAACTGAAACAAGCATATAGGCATTTAACATACTCACCCCATCGGGGCCAATCTCTAGTTAATCTGTTCTTCATGTAGGATTGATGCCATTGCAATGCTTTCCCTTCAAGTTTACAAGTTGCAAGCTTAACCTTGGACTCATCTGGTGTCTCATTCACATCGAAAAATTGTTCGCACTTGTAAATCCAATCCCATAACCCCGTACCATCAAATTTGGGGAATTCGACCTGATAACCTCTAGTGGGAAGTTGGTAACCCCCATTTCTGTGCCCTTCTTGAGCTGTACTCCTAGGTTCCTCAGAGTTTTCCGTCAAATCCATCGGTATTCCATACCCTCGTTGTTCTCCATTACTTGGCATGCCATTGCGATGTTGAGCGCCATTACCCATGAACAATTTCTTAATTTCATCGACTGCCCTTGCGAATTTCTCATCCATAGCAACTTGCATTTCTTCCATTGAGTGTACGACTTCTTCCATGGAACCTTTGAGGTTATCGACCTCCTTTCGTAGCTCCTGCATACGCGTATTGTGATCTCCCATTGCACAGGTCAGAGGATTAGGTCTCTGATACCAATGATGAGAACCAAATCGATCGACACAAATTGGGAATAAACGAGATTACCTAAAGAACAAGTAACTGAATTGTTCTTGAACAGTTATGTCTAAGAGCTCTAATGGAACTCTTGTGAACtcagaagaaaagagagaagttgttattgatttacTTGAGAGAATTCTGTCTAATGATTACAATGGAGAATCCAGCTACTTATACAGTGATCCTAACTGAATTTGGGATTTCAGTCCAAaggttagttataactaactccTGCACAGCTGGCAGTAGGGCACATGACTTGCATGTGACTAATCTTTAAGCTAAAATTGAATTTACAAAAGCAGctaactgaaatgctaaaatagaATCACAtcacttttcaaatattttgaattattaatcGTAACTTAATATTTTAcctagttttcaaatatataatttaatttcaaaaactGTCTCTCAGAGAAGCTCAAGTGCCACATAAATTCGGACAGCTGCAGTAACTTTTAGTGAAAGGGATGTGAATTATTTGAAACTGACAAGTCAATTTCGTTTTGTGCATCGGGTGTATGTATATCAAGAAccagtttttttttcctttttttttttttttttagaatctagaatccataaactcaaaatcCTAGTTTAGTCAGGAAGACAAGTGACTAAAGTCTCCAGGCACTTTGATTAGTGTGTAATGGAATAAACATAATAGCTGGTACTAGATGAGTCTTCTGGAATATTGAATAGCAAGAATAAACGTGCATTGGGTTCTACCTTGCACTTGTTTTCTTTGATTATTGAAAGAAAGTTTAGGAAAGGGCATTATTTACCCAAGTGATTTAATGAGAATATGAGGCTAAGCTTCAAAATCAAATGCAAGTGAGTCAGGAATTGTGTTTCAAGTAAATGAGGAAGTTAAAGGGATGACTTACTGCTTATGATGCAATGGTGTAATTATATAGACTTGCTTTGTGGTTCTCTAGGAGGGGAGCCTTAGAGTAATCAGTAAAGTTTTTGCCATATGACTGGGAGGTACGAGTTCAAGCCCTAGAaatagcctcttgcagaaatgtaagatGAGGCTGCATATTTGTGGTTCCCTGTTTCTAGGGGATTCACATGAATTGAGAATAGATGTTTTGTGATGTTCTTGTTTAAGGGGGAGAAAGGAGAATCTCTGGATAGCCTGAATTCATGTATACAACTTTGAGTTTGAATCTTTGGTTCTATAATAGGTGAATTTTCCTTCTTAACACAATATAAGTTCTTCTCGAATGATTGTGCTTAAATGTACACCTGTGCTCTCTTGAATGTGTAGCTTAGTACATTGGTTTTAGCTGAACATGAAGGAGGATTGATCAAAACCTCATCATTAAGTGCTGTGGAGGCTGCAAAATCTTTAGGTGGGGGCAATTCAATATCGTTGCTACTTGCTGGATCTGGACGTTCCCTGAAGGATGCTGCGGAACATGCTGCTTCATCCCACCCTTCCGTTTCTCAGGTAACTCCTCTTTGGATGCTGGACTGTTTTGTTTCAGCCTGTTGCCTGTGGAATGGTAACTTTATGCCCCTACTGTTTCTTTTGCAATTTAGTTTGTTGCTTTCAGTAACATCTTAGCGAGAACATCCCTAGTTCAGTGTGAAAGAAGAGTAGTTGTGTTCTATTGACATGCTTTACTGATTGTGTGACACTCCTTTAGATGTATACTTTGTTACAGTGAGAGAATGATCTTCCAAGGAGGAGAAAGGAGGGTGATATTgctttttctttgtcttcttcaactaaaatcatgaaaGATGTTTGGAAATCCAGGGGCCAATGAATTTTCTGACGCTTGCATAGATAATAACACACTTGACTTTTGATGTGTGACTTCCTTTCCTTTGAATGGCTTGAGCTACAGTATAGCTAAAATATGAGGAGCAGTTGGACACTTGTGGATAGGCTGATATGAAGTTTTCTTATGTACTGGAAAAAAAGATTATCTGAAGTGCTTGGAAATGCTATTTTCAATTGACTGCTGTTTGAAAGAGTGCCATAGAACAATATCCGGGAAGGATGATCGGTCTTTTCAGGAGTATCTAAAGTATACCTGTTAATTTTTGTAAACAATCTCCCTTTTTGAGTAGGTGGTACTGAACCTATTTTTATCGAGTTTCTCCACATAAGACACAGATAAATCATATGAACTGTGTCTATAAACAGAAAAGCAGTCCATAGCTCATGCGAACTATACAATATTGCTTCTTTCCTCTTCATCTTCAATCAAGCTATTGTGAGATACCTACACGCTACTTGTTAAGAGGCTTTGTTCAatgattttagggtttttattcttatCTTTCCATGTATAGTGACATGCTAGTTGAAAATTTGAAGTTAACTTAATTCAAGCCTTCTACATGTAGCCATTTGAGACAAATAATCTGTAACTAGCATCTAGAATAGATAAAGCGTTGAGCAGACAAGAGCAAAAGTTGCTTGGCTAGTCCAACCGATGAAACTcactattttttgttgttttttgtttcttttctagGTCCTTATTGCTGATTCTGACAAATTTACATACCCTTTGGCTGAACCATGGGCCAAATTAGTCCACCTTGTTCAGCAGAGCGGTGGCTATTCCCACATAATTGCTGCATCAGGTTCCTTTGGAAAAAATATATTACCGCGTGCAGCAGCTCTTCTGGACATTTCTCCAATTACTGATGTCGCAAAGATTTCTGGATCAAACCTCTTTATTAGGTGACTTTTTAGTGGTGTCCTTATCGGGGGAACACCACAATGGATAGAGATTTTCTTGTAGATAGTGAACACTTCTTTCAAGCGATTCACCAAAACTGTTTCATGTCGTGTGTGATTTGTAATATTGAGATATTGGCATTAACCAGCACTACGGTTGAATGGGAGGTTTCCTGTTATTAGGTTTGATGATACATGTTCCTACTACATCTTGATTCATGGGTATGaccattttattgcatgtttGATGACATTGAATATGTACTTTGGGTCTTTAACAATTGTACATTTGTGTAAACCTAGTTGCAAAGCAATATTGTCTAGGGATATGATGACACCATTTTCTGGGATTCTTTTGCTATGTTAACTTGCTATAAAAGTTGCCAACTTCTTCATAGAGTTgttattaaaatcataaaactaCAATGTTTAGCCGCTATAACGCATCCTGCTATGAAACGAGTTGTTCTTTTTTTCAGTACGAACTACATTGTTCTTGTTGTCCCTCAGCTCAAGTATAAGCTGTGTTGGTTTTAATTGGATCGTCTATAATGTGACAGGCCAATATATGCAGGAAATGCTCTATCCACTGTTCGTTACATGGGATCCAGCCCATGTATGTTGAGCATTAGAGCTACATCATTTCCTGTTGCTTCTGAACCAGCTGATTTGAAATCTAATGTTTCCTCAATAGATAAGGTTGATCTTTCAATCTTGGATGAAGGTCAGGCAGTTAAGATATGAGCCCATATCTCCTGTGGTTAACCCAATGTGACTCGTTATGGCAATCTTGTTGATATCAGTGTTGTTTGCATCTTTTGTAAGAAACTTCAGTGGGTTGGAACCTAAAATGAGGTTAATATTTTTACAGATGATTCCGTTGGTAAGTCAATATATGTAAAGCTTTCCTCCCAAATTTCGGAGCGTCCAGATCTCGGAAATGCACGTATTGTAGTTACTGGTGGACGAGGTGTAAAGAGTGCTGAgaacttcaaaatgatagataagcTTGCAGAGAAAATCGGTGCCGCAGGTTTTCCCTCTCCCATGACTTCCTGCTGTATTCATTCTGTGTTTTTTCTGCAACTTCCTTATCCTCCATCAGTCCATTCTTTACTAATTTCACATTTAAAGGATTTCCTATTTCTCAGCAATAACTTGCATATGATGCAGTTGCAGTTCTAATTTCTACCTGCTTTGAATTTCTCATTAAATTGGATTACTTCTGTTGTGCAGTTGGTGCCACTCGTGCTGCAGTGGATGCTGGATTTGTTCCCAACGACCTCCAGGTAACACTAGACATACTTGTTGCTTCAGGTGACTTAAGTACTTGCCTTCAGAAATGTTAAATGTCACTTATGTAGTACTCTCTCCGTACcatattagttgatcattttactaaaattaaatgtcCCAATTACTTGTCCCCTtactaaatcaagataaaattaattaaaatttttccaTTTTGCCCCTACAATTAATACTGTTTGGAAGTGTAAAAATAAGTTTGTAAAATTCCAAAAAAGTATCTTATGGGAGAGATAACTTGGTAAATCTGtccttatttatgatttctttagaAGCGTGCAGAAATGaaagtgatcaactaatatggGAAGGAGGGAGTAACCTGTTGCCTTTAATATCTTTTGGCTTAATACATCGACAATCGTTAAACTTTTAATTTCGTTTAGACATTGAACTATGCTTGTTCTAGTTAAGCATCTAAACACATGATAAAAATGTTCTAATTAGACACTTTCAGTtcaacttttgaattttttgtgcACGTGTTCTCAATTGTTCATTATGTAGATAAGTTAGCCACTTAAAATATGTCACCTCCATTAATTATACACACTTGTCTCAATAAGTTGTAAAATCTCAGGCACGTTCCAATTGAGGCTGATGTGTATAATTAAATCAGATGTGGTTAACTTAACTACTTAATAGATGCTTGAGAACACACAACGTTTTTTCCAAAAATTAATTCGAAAGTGTCTGATAGGAACTCTTATCATGTATTTAGGTGCTCAACTAGAACACACTATTGGTCGAGTGGCTAAATGATATCTATTGACAAGTTTAAGGGGCTATTGATGTATTAAGACGTATCTTTTCTTTTTGTCCGTACGAGTCATATTTATGGTATAACGAGTCGGACACAAAAATGTTGTAAAGTAAAATACTTGAAATAAATTAGTGGTATGTTTGTCTCTCCGAAATTTCGTACTCAAGAAACTGGAACTTATTGGTCATGCTTTTAGTGATTGAGTAATGACAATCCGTCATTTTTCAAGTTTGTCAGCTTTATGAATGTAGTTTTTATTAGTCCTTCTCTTTTTAAGGTTGGCCAAACTGGGAAAATTGTTGCCCCAGAACTATATATGGCATTTGGTGTTTCTGGAGCAATTCAACACATAGCAGGCATGAGAGATTCCAAGGTCATTGTTGCTATAAATAAAGATGCCGATGCCCCCATATTCCAGGTCAGGGTTGATCTGTTTAGTTTCTCTCACATGCATTCCATGattccttttctctctcttttgttATTTCACGTAATTGAGAGGGAGGGTGAAGGAGATAGAAACTCATTGGTTTACTTCTTTTAATGGAGTTCTGGTTTATTTATTATCACTTGCTTTCCTGATAAGTAAAATATAACTTAGAGCGGATAGActtatttcaagtgttttcaaaaCAAAATAGCTTTTACGTACATTTTTTGTgtgagtaaaataaaaaataagcacTTGGTTTTAAGTCAAAATGATAGAAATAAGCCGAAAGGCATAAGTTAGAAACCTTAACTTATAAGCCAGAAGCTAAAGTTCAATCCAACCAGGCTCTTAATGTCAGTTATCACAAAAGTAAAACAGAATGTAGTTCCTTTAGCTTAAGTTGACGTAGTTGACATGCCATTTGATTTTATCTCAGGAAGCTAAGgagctaagtaactgataacccTCCACTCACCCTTCATCTTTTCACCAACCTAATATAGCTATTTATATTAGAATAGGTTAGGATCACACATTGGTTGATGAATAAACAGGTGGCCTTTTTAGTACAAACTTAGGGAATCCTtccttcttgagctaacttttggGGTTAGGTTAGGTCCAAATGTCATACCTTACATGGTATGAGAGCCCAGTGTTTTCCCTGTGTGGGCTTTCTTGTTATATTGTCCATACTCTAGTTGGGAATGAGAATGAAGAGAGTGTTAAGCCTCATTTGTTTGGACTTAATGTGGGTTTAGATGACATCCCAttagagggatagttttaagtatcttgggtctacgatccagggaaatggagagattgatgtggatttctcgcaccgtattggggcaggttagatgaaatggaggctcgcttcaggGATTTTATGCGACAAAAAGATGGGAAAAAGAACTTCCTAGGCCTAATAATCCTCTTCGCCCTTATCGGGACTCAGATATCCTgcctcaaaatcctcagcactaGAATCAACCTCAATATCAGAATCCACCAACAACCGATCATCATCGGTTGGCACATCATCATCCATCGACTCCCTGAAAGTGTGGCCCACTCAACATATAGCTCGGGCATGCTCATTCGTAGGGTGGTCATAGTTCAACTGGCGCGACTCCTCAGTAAAAGACGTTCGACCGCCACACATCATAGTTAGCTTCGTCATGCCATATAGATGGCGGAAGAAGCTATCATCTCGTGCATTCCTCTCGGCAGTCTTGAGAGCTGGCCCTTGGCTAGAATCAAGCACTTCACCTTCGTAACATCAACTCCCCTTAAATTTCAAGGCGACTTGCCGGGTCCTCCTCAACCTCTTCTGCTCACAAGAACTTGGTCAGAAGGCCCCCAAAACTGAATTGTTTCCCCAAAACTGAATTGAACTTTCTTGTGCATTCTGGCTTTCCGCATAGCCGCACGGATCGCTACACCAACATAAATCGAAACATCAGTCATAAGAGCATAGACAAGACATACCCGGTCGCTAGAAATTCTTGTAAAGTGAAACCCCAGAATCAGACAAGCTCTAACTTTCCTAAACCAAATGCATGCTTCCTTGTTTAGAAAAGCATATGGGAAGGTATTGTGAAATCCCTTCTCTTGATGACGCTCCCAACGAGCCATGGAACGTGAACCATATAAAGTATGCCTGATAGCCCTGTAAGGAGGTCCGCTATAAAGCTCTCTTAATCTAGAATGGTCTCCGGTGTGCCAAGTATAGAGTTGAGTGCCTCATCTGTCAGCTTCACAATTTGCTCGCGTATTTTCACGCTATTCCCTTGAGTCTCGAGGAACCAATTAACATAGAATTCCCTTATCAAATCCAAGTTACATTCGCCCAtgttattgaaaataaaatcaagcTTCAACTGCATGATGTGGGTTAAATGCGCAGGTAGTGACGTGCCAAGCTATCCTTATCAATTACATCCGTAGGTTGGTATTGAGCCTCCTTATTGTCCTTATACCATTGGACACTATCTTTTTCTACCCATTTGACACCAAATCTACAACGAGCAATTTGAGAAGCCGACGGGGCAGCGAGATTAGCATTGGATGATTGCCCCGTTCATGAATGCTTTTGTCCTTGGTGGGAGAAAGATGCCACTACCTGACCTTTGCTAACTTTTGGTGCCATATTTCCTGCAACAAGCACCAACACCAAGCATTAGCAATACACAACATGGCTAACTACAATTAAGAGGAGGTTGGTCAAAtgaccaccccacacttaatttgttagcaTAACGAACTTAAGTGACACCATcggatactcagacttcactgaTGCACAAGTTGGGAAGGTGCACCAATATAGCTCACAACAACATTAGAATATGATAGGTGACCTTTAAACTTTTCACCATTACTCCATAATCAAAACCATCTTTTCAAAACTAACATGGGGTCGAACCATTAATTCCATTTATTCTCAACGGAAGGCATGCCATAACACTTCAAGCAAACTTATAAGAACAACACACACCATTGAATAGAGCAATTTAAGCAAAACAATGTTTCATGATGACATTGAACCCAGAAAAATGGTAACAAGACCAAATAATGCAAAATAATGACACTTTAATCACACCCATAAGCTTCACTAACCACAATCATTGATTTCATCCTCACAAAATTATCAAGAAACCACTTTGTGTATCAATAGTGTGCATTCACCCATAATTCCAAAGAAATACGTAAAACACTTGCAACAAAGtgttaaaaacaagaaaataataaaaggaaaCATACCTTAAGAGTGAAGAACTAGTAGAAAAGGAGAGAAATTTATGTAGATGGAGGTTGCATCGTGAATTTGGGAGGAGTAAAAGGGGTGGGCGGCGCAATTTGTAGAAGAGGTAGGGTGAAAAATGAATATTAGGGTTTTGAATGTATTTATATGGTGAAATCAGTCGGGTGACCCAGTTTTTTAATTGGGAAAATTTGGGCTTTTAGTAGGTCGCGGCGCGGGGTTAATGGCGGGCGGGGTGGGGGTTTGTGACAGATAGTTGATTGCTATGGGGTGTGCGACGCGTGATCAACGTGATGGTTGGTGATCGCGGCGCAATGGGCTTGCGGAGAGGTAGTCTTCGTGACGCGCGAGGTTGGGATTAAAAGGGAGGGTCGCATCGTGCATTGTAGCTCGAAGGCCGACCAGTAGCTTGCTCGCGTTGAGTATCGCGACACGGATGAACGGGGTCGCGACACAGGTCTTGGGGCGGGAGAGAATTttcgcaaaagaaaaaaaattaccttcAAAGTTCATTTCTGCTAAAAAAATATACTACACTTGACTTTATTCACCTCCAAAGCTTAATTTTACTTAACTCTATATCACTTCAAacacctacaaaacaaacaaaaacaaacaaaaataactaGAAGGGTGAGTTGCCTCCTACAAAGCTCCGTAGTTTCAGTCGTGGCTCGacacttatttttgtatttttgtttttcttcctttttactttgtttttcttctttttttattacaCTACAATCATCGGTTGCCTCCCATGCATCGCCTGATTTAACGTAACGGCATGACTCGactatcttgactactcagacttcgtcaagatacaCCTTTAACAAAACTTTTACCTCATCCATTGGGCCAATGTATTGTTTGATTCTTTGCCTATTGACGTTGAACaaatttccttttttgttttcctGCTCAACCACTTTGGATGGAAAAACTTGAGTCGCTTTGAACGAGCTCGACCACTTCGATTTTAACTTTGCTGGAAAGATCTTAAACCTCGAGTTGAACAGTAACACTCAATCACCCACTTGGAAGTctcttctttcaattctctgatcATGGTTCTGATTCATCCTTTCTTCATAAACATCAACCCTCTAATAAGCTCGGTGTCGAatctcatccatctcatttagttgGTCTAATCTCATATTGGTTGCTTCCTTCCAGCTCAAATTCAACTTTTTGAGAGCCCATAATGCCTTGTGTTCTAAGTGACAAACTTTATCAAAGACTAGCCGGTAAGGAGACATACTGATGGGTGTCTTGAAGGCAGTTCGATACGCCCAAAGAGCATCATCAAGTTTTCTCGACTAATCAGTTCTATTTGCATTAACTGTTTGTATGGTCTTGATTTCCTTGTTAGACACTTCCACTTggccactagtttgtgggtggtaagGTGTGGCTACCTTGCGTTGCTTCACCCCATACTTCGCTAAAGCAACTCGGAACATCTTGTTACAAAAATGAGAACCTCCATCACTTATTCTTGTGTGGGGGATACAAGCAAGAGAAAATGTTCTTTCTCAGAAATGCAACCACACTGTTGCGTTCATTGTCTGCTAGAGCCACAATTTCTACCCATTTGGACACATAGTCCACAGTTATCCGGATGTACTTGTGACCGTAAGAACTCACAAAGGATGAAATCTATGCCCCACACATCAAACAATTCAACTTCTAGCATCTTAGTCATCGGCATCTCGTGATGTTTAGAAATTGACCCCTGTCGCTGACACTGATCATAGGCCATGAC encodes the following:
- the LOC107865382 gene encoding electron transfer flavoprotein subunit alpha, mitochondrial, whose protein sequence is MMLSAFKNLSVTSRITTPFRSLSTLVLAEHEGGLIKTSSLSAVEAAKSLGGGNSISLLLAGSGRSLKDAAEHAASSHPSVSQVLIADSDKFTYPLAEPWAKLVHLVQQSGGYSHIIAASGSFGKNILPRAAALLDISPITDVAKISGSNLFIRPIYAGNALSTVRYMGSSPCMLSIRATSFPVASEPADLKSNVSSIDKVDLSILDEDDSVGKSIYVKLSSQISERPDLGNARIVVTGGRGVKSAENFKMIDKLAEKIGAAVGATRAAVDAGFVPNDLQVGQTGKIVAPELYMAFGVSGAIQHIAGMRDSKVIVAINKDADAPIFQVADYGLVGDLFDVIPELLEKLPEKK